A section of the Malus sylvestris chromosome 17, drMalSylv7.2, whole genome shotgun sequence genome encodes:
- the LOC126610143 gene encoding uncharacterized protein LOC126610143, which produces MAMSATIISSDPIVLPAAATETQPTQATTKLVSQIEIEFVKCDCCGLTEECTPAYIEHVRERYQGHWICGLCAEAVKDEIVRSQKRLMSTEEAMTTHMNFCKKFKASGPPPNPTIHLISAMRQILRRSLDSPRGGLRSTPSSPTKINAGKGLKRSESCFPTLTG; this is translated from the coding sequence ATGGCAATGTCTGCAACTATCATCAGCAGCGACCCGATTGTTCTACCGGCGGCCGCCACCGAAACTCAGCCAACACAAGCCACAACAAAACTCGTTTCCCAAATCGAAATCGAGTTCGTAAAATGTGACTGCTGTGGATTAACAGAAGAGTGCACGCCGGCGTACATTGAGCACGTGAGGGAGAGATATCAGGGCCATTGGATTTGCGGGTTGTGTGCAGAAGCTGTAAAAGATGAGATTGTTAGGTCACAGAAGAGGCTGATGAGCACGGAAGAAGCCATGACCACACACATGAACTTCTGCAAAAAGTTCAAGGCCTCAGGGCCTCCTCCAAACCCTACCATTCACTTGATATCCGCCATGAGGCAGATTCTCCGGCGCAGTTTGGATTCTCCGAGGGGGGGTTTGAGATCAACTCCAAGTAGTCCTACAAAAATTAATGCAGGGAAAGGGCTCAAGAGGTCTGAGAGTTGCTTTCCAACTCTGACTGGTTGA